One Prinia subflava isolate CZ2003 ecotype Zambia chromosome 8, Cam_Psub_1.2, whole genome shotgun sequence DNA window includes the following coding sequences:
- the DPM1 gene encoding dolichol-phosphate mannosyltransferase subunit 1, protein MAARGPERVSVLLPTYNERDNLPLVVWLLARTFTDSGIDFEIIIIDDGSPDGTQEVAQQLEKIYGSDKILLRPRAKKLGLGTAYIHGMKYATGNFIVIMDADLSHHPKFIPEFIRKQKEGNFDIVSGTRYKGNGGVYGWDLKRKLISRGANFLTQVLLRPGASDLTGSFRLYRKEVLQKLMEKCVSKGYVFQMEMIVRARQLGFTIGEVPISFVDRVYGESKLGGNEIVSFLKGLLTLFATT, encoded by the exons ATGGCGGCGCGGGGCCCGGAGCGGGTGTCCGTGCTGCTGCCCACCTACAACGAGCGCGACAACCTGCCCCTGGTCGTGTGGCTGCTGGCGCGCACCTTCACCGACAG TGGAATCGATTTTGAAATTATCATCATAGATGATGGCAGCCCGGATGGGACACAGGAAGTGGCTCagcaactggaaaaaatataCGGATCAGATAAAATA CTTCTGAGACCCAGAGCAAAGAAGCTGGGCCTGG GCACTGCTTACATCCATGGGATGAAGTATGCCACCGGGAATTTCATCGTTATTATGGATGCTGACCTCTCCCACCAT CCAAAATTTATTCCAGAGTTTATCAG aaagcagaaagaaggCAATTTTGATATTGTATCTGGAACAAGATATAAAGGAAATGGAGGAGTGTATGGCTGGGATTTGAAAAGAAAGTTAATCAG CCGTGGAGCCAATTTCCTGACTCAGGTCTTGCTGAGACCAGGGGCATCAGATCTAACAGGGAGTTTCAG GTTGTACAGAAAAGAAGTCTTGCAGAAGCTGATGGAGAAGTGTGTTTCTAAAGGATACGTCTTCCAGATGGAGATGATTGTCCGGGCCCGGCAGTTGGGGTTCACCATTGGAGAG GTTCCCATCTCGTTTGTGGACCGTGTCTATGGGGAATCCAAACTGGGAGGCAATGAAATTGTCTCCTTCCTAAAGGGGCTCTTGACCTTGTTTGCTACAACCTGA
- the MOCS3 gene encoding adenylyltransferase and sulfurtransferase MOCS3, producing MAGAAAARLRAEIRRRERELRGLRERLAAELARGDTAEQEEDGEQQQEQGACGARQPPASELARGDAGDAEEEDGARGLRERLAAELARGDSGDADEEDDDDEEEEGALGFPAELPPLPARSALSAAEILRYSRQLVLPELGVRGQLRLARSSVLVVGCGGLGCPLAQYLAAAGVGRLGLVDHDVVETSNLQRQVLHGEARRGRPKARSAAAALRRLNSAVQYVPYRGALRPRSALRLVRQYDIVADCSDNVPTRYLVSDACVLAGKPLVSGSALRLEGQLVVYNHGGGPCYRCLFPEPPPPDTVTNCADGGVLGVVTGIIGCMQALEVLKIASGMGSSFNRYMLMFDALEGRFRNIKLRPRKADCAVCGDNPSITCLQDYEAFCGSSATDKCRALQLLPAGDRISVQRYKELLEERVPHVLLDVRPQVEVEICRLEHAVHIPLRKLEEKDEESLQLLQRRISEEKQRTGDQTSVPVYVVCKLGNDSQKAVKILQELPAEEFGSVLAKDIKGGLMAWATKIDSTFPQY from the coding sequence AtggcgggcgcggcggcggcgcggctgCGGGCCGAGATCCGCCGGCGGGAGCGCGAGCTGCGCGGGCTGCGGGAGCGGCTGGCGGCGGAGCTGGCGCGGGGGGACACGGCCGAGCAGGAGGAGGAcggagagcagcagcaggagcagggagcctgCGGGGCGCGGCAGCCCCCGGCCAGCGAGCTGGCGCGGGGGGACGCGGGGGATGCCGAGGAGGAGGACGGAGCCCGCGGGCTGCGGGAGCGGCTGGCGGCCGAGCTGGCGCGGGGGGACTCGGGGGATGCCGAcgaggaggatgatgatgacgaggaggaggagggagcccTCGGCTTCCCCGCGgagctgccgccgctgccggcgCGGTCGGCGCTGAGCGCGGCCGAGATCCTGCGGTACAGCcggcagctggtgctgcccgAGCTGGGCGTGCGGGGGCAGCTGCGCCTGGCGCGGAGCTCCGTGCTCGTGGTGGGCTGCGGCGGGCTGGGCTGCCCGCTGGCGCAGTACCTGGCGGCGGCCGGCGTGGGCCGCCTGGGGCTGGTGGATCACGACGTGGTGGAGACGAGCAACCTGCAGCGGCAGGTGCTGCACGGCGaggcgcggcgcgggcggcccAAGGCGCGCTcggcggccgcggcgctgcGGCGGCTGAACTCGGCCGTGCAGTACGTGCCGTACCGCGGGGCGCTGCGGCCGCGCTCCGCGCTGCGCCTCGTGCGCCAGTACGACATCGTGGCCGACTGCTCCGACAACGTCCCCACCCGCTACCTGGTGAGCGATGCCTGCGTGCTGGCCGGCAAGCCGCTGGTGTCCGGCAGCGCCCTGCGCCTCGAGGGGCAGCTCGTGGTGTACAACCACGGCGGAGGGCCCTGCTACCGCTGCCTGTTCcccgagccgccgccgcccgaCACCGTCACCAACTGTGCCGACGGCGGCGTGCTGGGCGTCGTCACCGGCATCATCGGCTGCATGCAGGCGCTGGAGGTGCTGAAGATCGCCTCGGGAATGGGCTCCTCCTTCAACCGCTACATGCTGATGTTCGATGCCCTCGAGGGGAGGTTCCGCAACATCAAGCTGCGGCCGCGGAAAGCGGACTGTGCCGTGTGCGGGGACAACCCCAGCATCACCTGCCTGCAGGATTACGAGGCGTTCTGCGGCTCCTCGGCCACGGACaagtgcagggctctgcagctgctgcccgcCGGGGACAGGATCTCTGTGCAGCGctacaaggagctgctggaggagcgGGTGCCGCATGTGCTGCTGGACGTGCGGCCGCAGGTGGAGGTGGAGATCTGCCGCCTGGAGCACGCTGTGCACATCCCGCTGAGGAAACTGGAGGAGAAGGACGAGGAATCCCTGCAGCTTTTACAAAGAAggatttctgaagaaaagcagagaactgGTGACCAAACTTCTGTCCCTGTATATGTTGTTTGCAAGTTAGGAAATGATTCCCAGAAGGCTGTAAAAATTCTGCAGGAGCTACCTGCCGAAGAATTTGGTTCTGTGTTAGCTAAGGATATTAAAGGGGGGCTCATGGCTTGGGCCACTAAAATTGACTCAACATTTCCTCAGTACTAG